The stretch of DNA tttattcgaactcaatcagcatgacagagtgatctccagccttatcctcgtcaacactcacacctgtgttaatgagagaatcactgatatgatgtcagctggtccttttgtggcagggctgaaatgcagtggatttttttttgggggggggggattcagttcattttcatggcaaagagggactttgcaattaattgcaattcatctgatcactcttcataacattctggagtatatgcaaattgtcatcatacaaactgaggcttcagactttgtgaaaattaatatttgtgtcattctcaaaacttttggccacgactgtacacagcattgtacgagattttcagtttcttggcaatttctcgcatggaatagccttcatttttcagaacaagaatagactgacgagtttcagttccttgtttctggccattatgagcctgtaatcgaacccacaaatgctgatgctccagatactcaactagcctaaagaaggccagttgtattgcctctttaatcagaacaacagttttcagctgtttaaacataattgcaaaagggttttctaacgatcaattagccttttaaaattataggagtgatggttgctgataaagggcctctgtacgcctatgtagatattccataaaaaatctgccgtttccagctgcaatagtcatttacaacattaacaatgtctacactgtgtttctaatcaatttgatgttattttaatgaacaaaaaaaaatgattttcttctaaaaaacaaggacatttctaagtgaccccaaacttttgaaaggtagtgtatattTTCCTTAATTATTTTCCTCTAACTCCACCACACCTAATGGACAACagcacttaggcttctacttccagcttatacatactactGTATATGCATTctacggacacagtatattttacaatagttatcttttgtttgtttttagtcccatccttcagctaccataCATTTTAAAAGAGCAAAGAAAACTTTAGTGAACTGTAAAGAACCGTTGAAGAGCTCAAAGGGTTCTTGAGTCCttatggttccacatagaaccatcaccctTCCCAGAACCATTGAGGAACCCTAATATTTTTGTGTGTGGCATATTGAACATTTAGACACTCCTCTAACCTTATTTTGTTGTACTGGTCAGTAATAGATCAGTGAAGATCTCTTATGATTTTATACAGATACGGGTGTCATTTCTATGAAGTAACTTAAACCCCTTTTGAAAGAGCTTGTGATACTAATAGTCGCTGCTACAAAGTCAAATGAACTTGATGAACCTAGCCAAGTTCAGTTGTGATGAGGCTATCCTTGCTAACATGAGGGCCCTGCGTGAGGGCCCTGCTGCTCATCTACACTATGTAACTATTACATGtgagccgagagggaggaggaggtttgCGGCATACAAGTATTACTTTAAAGTCATTCAACTTGTAGCCTGTGTGCCAGTTTGTTTCTGCCTCAGTCAACTCTTTCATCGCTGCCCAAACATGATTTGGCATGAAAATGACAAGGGAGTTGACTAAAGCCTGAACAACTTACTTTATGTTCATTGTTGAGTTGGTTGGAAGTATTTTTTCAGCATGAACCAGTTCTATTGTCACTTACTTTCGACGACAATGGAGCAGAACCAACCGCTGACTCCAAATGTCAACATGGTTAGCGTCATTCCCAAACCTGAGTCAATATGTTTACTTGAACATCAAGATGTATGTTTCTATTTATTGTGGACCCCCATTAGATGTTGCCACGGCATCAGCTACCCTTCCTCCGGTCCAGAAACATTAAGGCAgttttatacaattttaaaatcattacattcacagatttcacaacacactgtgtaccCTCcagcccctactccaccactaccacatactgtatctacagtactaaatccatgtgtgtgtgtgtgtgtgtgtgtgtgtgtgtgtgtgtgtgtgtgtgtgtgtgtgtgtgtgtgtgtgtgtgtgtgtgtgtgtgtgtgtgtgtgtgtatgcaagaGGTGTCAAGAGGTGAAACAAAATATAATTCTCTGCGGTTGTGAATAAACACTTGTTATAATTATATATTATTTACACGAGGCACAGGGTTCAGTGGAGATGCTACTGGCAGCTCGGGCTGTTTTTGTGGCAGTGCTCCCAGTAACTTGTCTGCACGGCCTCCTTAGTAAGTTGACTGAGGGCCTCCTTAGTAAGTTGACTGAACGGCCTCCTTAGTAAGTTGACTGAACGGCCTCCTTAGTAAGTTGACTGAACGGCCTCCTTAGTAAGTTGACTGAACAACCTCCTTAGTAAGTTGACTGAACGGCCTCCTTAGTAAGTTGACTGACGGCCTCCTTAGTAAGTTGACTGAACAACCTCCTTAGTAAGTTGACTGAACAGCCTCCTTAGTAAGTTGACTAAACGGCCTCCTTAGTAAGTTGACTGAACGGCCTCCTTAGTAAGTTGACTGAACGGCCTCCTTAGTAAGTTGACTGAACGGCCTCCTTAGTAAGTTGACTGAGGGCCTCCTTAGTAAGTTGACTGACGGCCTCCTTAGTAAGTTGACTGAACAACCTCCTTAGTAAGTTGACTGAACGGCCTCCTTAGTAAGTTGACTGAACGGCCTCCTTAGTAAGTTGACTGAACGGCCTCCTTAGTAAGTTGACTGAACGGCCTCCTTAGTAAGTTGACTGAACGGCCTCCTTAGTAAGTTGACTGAACGGCCTCCTTAGTAAGTTGACTGAACGGCCTCCTTAGTAAGTTGACTGAACGGCCTCCTTAGTAAGTTGACTGAACGGCCTCCTTAGTAAGTTGACTGAACGGCCTCCTTAGTAAGTTGACTGAACGGCCTCCTTAGTAAGTTGACTGAACGGCCTCCTTAGTAAGTTGACTGAACGGCCTCCTTAGTAAGTTGACTGAACGGCCTCCTTAGTAAGTTGACTGAACGGCCTCCTTAGTAAGTTGACTGAACGGCCTCCTTAGTAAGTTGACTGAACGGCCTCCTTAGTAACTTGTCTGCACGGCCTCCCTAGTAATTTGGCTGAACATTTTTTCTGGCAAGCTTCATCCATATCCATTTAGAGTGGAGGGAACCTAAcccgcctgcacacacacacacacacacacacacacacacacacacacacacacacacacacacacacacacacacacacacacacacacacacacacacacacacacacacacacacacacacacacacacatcacagtccCAGTGGGTGGAGTTAAGACCAGAGATAAAAGTATATGTATGAATAATTGAGAATATTTCACGTTACTGGAAGTcgggtaaaaaaatgttttttttttaatttatgaAATACCTCCTGGCATATAcagcaagtattcagacccattaactttttccacattttgttacgttaaagccttattctaaactttatttaaaaacaattcctcatcaatctacacacaataccccaaaataacagagcaaaaacaggtttttatttaTGACGAATAACaaaaggaaatatcacatttacataagtattcaggccctttacttggttgaagcacctttggcagcgattacagcctcaagtctttttgagtatgacgctgcaagcttggcacacctgtatttgaggagtttctcccattctcccactcgatcctgattagtctcccagtcgatcctgattagtctcccaatccctgccgctgaaaaacatcaccacagcatgatgctgccaccaccatgcttcacagtagggatggtgccaggtttcctccagacgtgatgcttggcattcaggccaaagagttcaatcttgtttctccttctggaaggttctaccatctccacagagggactctggagctctgtcagagtgaccattgttttcttgatcacctccctgaccaaggcccttcaccccgattgctcagtttggcccggcgGCCAGCTCAAGGCaaagtcttgatggttccaaacttcttccatttaagaatgatggaggccactgtgtttttaaggaccttcaatgctgcagacatttttttgtacccttccccaggtctgtgcctcggcacaatcctgtgacggagctctacggacaattccttcaacctcatggcttggtttttgctctgacatgctgtgggaccttatgtaggcaggtgcctttccaaatcatgtcaaatcaatttaatttaccacaggtggactccaaggtctagaaacatctcaaggatgatcaatggaaacaggatgcacctgagctcaatttcgagtctcatagcaaagggtctgaatacttatgtaaataatgtggGTTTTGggggttttgctttgtcattatggagtattgtgtacagtacagccTTGATTCACCATTTTACCATTAGACTGTTCACGCATACATTATCTAGTCATATGACGATATCAGCCAGTTTAGCAAATGCTAAATTACTGTGGCATTCACAATAAATGACATATGCCATTTTACATGTAAGGATAACCGTGGATGTGTTTTCTCGTCTCCCTGTTTTTCAGCCTACTCCGACAAGATCAAAGAGATGTCCATGCTGTCTCTGATCTGCTCCTGCTTCTACTCACAACCACACCCCAACAGCCTCTACCAATATGGAGGTTAGTAGTGAAGAGCTCTGTGTTTGTCCGTGTCCCATAGAGATTATATAAATGCTGTATATGATCTCTccacttgtctgtctgtctgtctgtctgtctgtctgtctgtctgtctgtctgtctgtctgtctgtctgtctgtctgtctgtctgtctgtctgtctgtctgtctctgtctccccttctatgtctgccagtctgtctccctccccttctctgtctgtctgcccttctATGtctgcccgcccgcccgcccgtccaTCCGTcccgctctccctgtctctctctgtctctctctctctgtctctcttcaagCTGCTGTGTGTTAGTACCATAGCATGGTGTACAAACAGGCCAGTAATTCTGAGTCCTGGCCGCCACAGCCTTACTGCCCTAATATCTGCTGTTCTCCACAGACATGGAGGTGAAGTCCCTGAACAAGCGGGCATCCGGCCAGGCCTTCGAGATCATCCTGAAGGCCCCCGCTGACCTCTCTCCGGACAGGCCCCAGCCCCTGCTTTCTGCTCCCAAGAAGGACCTCTCCCCGGACGAGCTCCAGAAGAGGCTGGAAGctgcggaggagaggaggaaggtaaatGGAGAGCATGACAGAGAATGGGTCAGCATCTCTTCTCACCCTTCGATTCTTCTCACTCTTCACAATCTCTCATCATCTATCCGGTTTCCTCTcgcccttctctctttctccctcttcgcTATCattgtctccttctctccctcgtctctctctgcagtctcagGAGGCCCTGGTGCTGAAGCAGCTAGCTGAGAAGCGGGAGCACGAGCGACAGGTGCTCCACAAGGCTGTGGAGGAGAACAACAACTTCAGCAAGATGGCCGAAGAGAAGCTTAACTACAAGATGGAGGTCAACAAAGAGAACCGCGAGGCCCAGCTGAATGCGCTGAAGCAGCGGCTCCGGGAGAAGGTAAGACACCCACTGACTGTCAATCAAAGCTATGGCCTAACTTAGAAAAAGTGTTTTGTGGGTAGAGAGTAGAGTATCCAAAACAGGATTGGAGGTGATCTTTTGTTTAGGGGTCTCACTGTAATGAAAAAACAAGGAGGACTAAGGCCATAGTCATGGGCATTTGAATACTTACTGGAGGAGTGTGATGACCTAGCCGCCTTTCTGGCAACAGGAGGATATGCATTAGTATGAAATTATTAGCCTGAACGCCAGTCTGTAAATGGATGACTAGTCTGTAACTTAAATTGGCAAGGAAACAATTTAGCATTGCTGAATGCAGAAACAATCAGATCCCTCCATTCTTCACTTTTGTTTGATGGCAGTTGATGTTGAAACTCTAACCAGTGTTAATAGAAGAATAAAAGAAAGAAGGGCgctgaggagtatttctctccactcatacaggagtaataaaggCCTAGTTCACTAATTTTGtggatttttaaaatatatatattttttactgcaGTACCCTCAACACCCCTACTTCCTGCGACTAAATTTCTGTTTAAAATATGGAAATAAAAAGAGAATAGAGAACAATGGTGGTGACTATGTAAATGACCTTCTATTGCAGTATTTTATAGCACATCTTCTCTAATTTTCACTTTGTTTCATCACAGGAAATCCATGCCGCTGAGGTCCGTAGAAACAAAGAGCTCCAAGCTGACCTCTGTGGTTGAAAACATTTTCTACAGTTTTGTCAAGAGATTCTCATCTGATGGGTTTTGGTTGGAGGAAATGCTACTTTTTAAAATCTCAATGTCTCAAAGGCTCTTGCATTGTTCAGTATACACTCGTTTCACAAGCTAATAATTTACACAGATTGTTTCTCATCTCTGTGTGTATTTTTGTTGAAAACGACAAACATTTTGAAATGCGATTCACagtaggtcaaaggtcagatttACTAAAACTTTGTACCTGTGTTAAGACTGCACCTGTGAGTTCATACAAAGGAACAACATGAAAACAATTGAAAAGTTATTTATCTGACCTttttcttatttatttttttaaccttttgtTTAAAATAATTATGTTTGGTTCTGTCCAGAAAAATGACCAGTTAATTTTTGCACTAGTGTAAATGCTTGGaaaatctgtctgtgtgtcagacCTAAAAAGCTACTGTAAAAGTGTGGCGTATGTAAAAGTGTGAAATATTTGATTGTTTTGGTGCATGGGGCAGGCGAgaagagctggtgtgtgtgtgtacatctttactgtttgtttctgtgttGGGGATGTTGGGGATTTTGTACAGATGCTAGTTTTATGCGTGTTCATGCACACCTtttcagaagggtgtgtgtgcGCCTACGTCAGAGAGAAAGGCTGTGAGTCGATTCAAAACATAGTAGTTCAATAGGTAATGTTCAATTCTCATAGGAAGTCAATGTCTGCACTGCATCTGTACTGTGAGTGAATTTGTTCCACATATTTCCAAACTGTCATTATCTTGAAAAATGAGCTTGAGGTCATAACACAATCCCTAATTATATTGCATAAGGTACTTTATGACATGGGAGCAGAGCCACGCTAAATGGACTCAAGAGTTACCCCTGTGCTAGAGGCTTGCTCAGACCTCGTGAAACGGGATAATATACCATATTCAGCACAATCTACAGGCAAACACACTAACCTGGCCATTCATCATGTATACTGACACCCATTGTCAGTTTGTGCAGCTGTCTTCAATCAAACTTGTAAAGTTAATCAATTGAGTGTATAAAATGGAGCATAGTCACATTTAGGCCTCAGTTCAATAAAGTTCAGTATTCACGTTGCTGTCAGGAAATGAATTAGGTTACGACACATATGTTTAATTTGCTTGAAGAGTGGCTTTCGTTCTCGCTTCAGTTTCATTTCCGAGCTATTGAAATCTCCCACACAGTCTGTTTATTTCTGAGAGTCACTCACTTGTGACTGTTGAGTAAGTGCCACTGTAGGGGACTACATTGAGTAAAAAGATGACTCCACGACAGAATGCCGTAGTTGGTTTGCAGTGAGTTAGAGTCAATGTGACAGAACTAGTTTTATGCAAATCATATGCAAATAAGAAGGTTTATGATGTGAAGCTTGGCATGCGATGTACAGGTATCAAATGCTGACATAGCCTGAATGTTTTACCAGACACACTTGCCCTTCTAGCAGCATATAGGCAGGCCTAGGTTACTCGTGCCAGGTTTccctatacagtactatacagggaTAATGCTGGGATAATGCTGCTAAGCTTCAGTGGGGTTGCgctaggacacacagtggagttATGCTAGGACACAATCCCGTTATGCTGGTGCTTGACTTGGTTGGTTGTCGccttgccttaagtaaccttgaCATCGTGCCAACTACTGTTTTAATTATCTTTGTCTAAGATGGGTCCACCAGTCCATTATGCTTACATACACACAGTCTCTGCACATACGACTCTATGTGAATAACTCAACAATAGCTCACCTTTGATACAAGGTCAGCCGTTGTGGCTTGCATATAAAGTCTGATAAACTATAATAAAGTTGGTGAtaccttatttttttatttacatttgtgACATTTAATAATTTACATATGTATTGTTTACAATGGTAGTAAAATATGTCACATGAGATCTGATATCATATCTTTCACACGTCTTTGAAAAATCTAGCCTGGTAAAAAATGATGCTTCAGAATGAATTTCACTGGATCAATAAACCCTTCATGGCACGTTCAAAATTTTTTGATGATCTGGGTCATCCGAAGAGCAGGGGACTGGTGCCAAATCACCCACAGGTAACGAAATGGATGATGAATCATCATGTGATAGTTATCTGCTATTTCCCAGACTATTAATCAACGTTTGCATGATTTGTCTGTCATAACGTTTGACCAGTAAAATGTGTTATGTGATAACGGATATATAGCAGAGATTATGGAAGAATTCTCTAGTCTTATTCGTATTATTTATCAACTGTATGTTTATACTAGAGTCATTCTGCACAGTATAATATGATTATGCCCTCATGCTGACGCCCAGAATGACAGAAACGAAATTTAACTGTGCATACAATACTAGCGATGGGCATTCCGAGTCTTTTCGGTGTAGGCCAAACGGTTCTTCGTTGAAAATGCTTAAGAATCGACCTACAACCACAAAAAATAGCCAAATTGCATTCAAATAAACGTTTACCTGGCCAAATTAGATGGCCTGCAAAAAAATCTGGACTAGATTGACGCATTCTCCCCCCTATGGGTTGTTTCTGCCCTGAATATTCACCCTCCTTAGATAATTATTTTGTAACTTCTCTGCagaaaaaaagttattttgtgcTCAAAAGGCAGTAGCAGGAGGGAAAAAGCAGTACTAGCAGTATGCAAATCAGGGAGCCAAATGATCGGCTCTTTCACCGATGCGATTCGGTTGCCGACGTTCACCAAAAAGATCCGTTCAAAAGAGCTGTTCGTTCGCGAACAACCCATTACTAAATTATATTCCAGCGATGGGAGGGATTTATTGTCCCCATATCCACTATAACAGATACAACGGAAGAAACTGGAGTTTCAAtttaatgtgaaatgtctgaCTGTTAAAACTCCTGAAACTATTGAGGTGAGTTCAGCATTTTAAAATGAGTTAATTAACCATGTGTGGGTTATAAGCGAACGTTCTGTAAATAATTGTAAATGTGACGAACCTGCGACTTCCTTCTAGATCAAACCAGGAATTACTTGATgttgcattttattttatttatgaaaacaaatgatctaattgTTTCCTGGTGAAAGGTATGCAAGGTAAAGCGGCCTATAAGATCCGTACAAAACGTGTACGCACAAATATTGGACCATATGTGTCTTTCATACTTTTCGCATTCTTAGCTCGGCTCTAACAATTTCTGTAAACTGTAAACACATTCAAATGAATAGAGGACGGGTACGGAGCCGCGTTGGTTGGGAATTTGAGCTGTGCGTCCATCGTGGACCGTGGTCAATAGATCCATATAGCAAGTTGGGGGCGATGAAACAACAGAAGCACATTAATTTTCAATGAATGAAGCGAAGTGCGCGGGAGGACCGTCGGGCGATGCTAGAAtggccagagaggaagaggaagagagaggcccaGCTCGGCAGAAAATCTGTCTCCCTCTAGCAGGTGGCGTTTTTTCGCCCACCAAGCAAGTAGTTTGGTCAACAGAAACATTTATGGCTTATTTGCTACACGAGGATTATTTGATGGAATAGACGTTTTGTAAGAATGTACTGATATAAAtaggacacgtgacatcccgGTCACTGAGAAAAAAAAACTTAATATCAGAGTTGTCTCAATATGGCTTTGCATATTCATGACATGAGGCTAGTAGCTTAGCATATCTTTCCATTGAATACTGGTGTTTGACGTCAACAACCTAATCTAATATTTAAAACATTAAAATAATGAGATGTATTcaccaatccaaagaaaggataGGTGGGAGCAAGACAGCCAGCAGTGGCGCTTTGTGGACAAAGACTCCCATTGTTTAGGGCGGAGAGAAAtgtatcttgtcagtatatccataatCTTTGGAATGGGCGAGGGAGCTTGAACAGGGCTGGACCAAAGTTGGGAAAACTTTGTACTTGCTATTGACCAATCAACTCTCACTATAGTTTCCAACCCCTAGTGGATTGGCTGTTGATACTTAGCACTATCTAGCCTGGTTGCTAGCTTGCTATAACCAACATGAGGGTGAAGAAATCTTGACTATCTGAATTTACGCGTTAAAAGGATCTCGGCTATCGCAATCAGACGTCTGTGGACTATTAATTAAGTGTAAACAATAGTCCACAGACTGCTTTACTAAAGAAATCTCTGTTggccaacagcctatcgaccaaacaatcgaccagttgaCTAAATGGGATCAGTCTTAGTTGACTCCATtgcttccaacagttgtgtcaagttgtctgggtGTCCTTTGGattgtggaccattcttgatacacacatcttttgtcttgcctattcaccctcggaatggcacacacatacacaatcgatgtctcaattgtctcaaggtttaaacattcttctttaacctgtctactccccttcatctacactgattgaattggATATAACAAGTGATATCactaagggatcatagctttcacctggacagtctgttatggaaagagcaggtgttcctaatgttttgtacactgtctTTAAATAGGCCTACCTCCTTTCTGCATCGGACTCAGGCCTCATGTCTGGGGTGGAAAATTAACTCCTGAAAGTACAATGCTTAGATTCATAATGACATCTTAGATTTAAATCTTTACAAAACAGCGATAGTTTATTTGCaaagaagacacacaggtttggCATTGGAGAAATGCTGTACGATGAATATCTTTTAATAGAGTAGGTAGATAAAATCTTTCCTCATCAATAGcgcttcaagcttggcacacctgagcactctggagcaggttttcatcaaggatctctgtactttgctctgtttatcttggcctcgatcctgactagccttccccagcatgatgctgccaccgccatgcttcaccgtagggatggtgccaggtttcctccagacgtgacactttgcacttaggccaaagagttcaatcttggtttcatcagaccagagaatcttgtttctcatggtgtgagagtctttaggtgccttttggcaaactccaaatgggCTGTCATATGCTTTTtaggaggagtggcttccgtcaggCCACTACcattaaaggcctgattggtggagtgctgcagagatggttgtccttatggaaggttctcccttctccacagaggaactctagagctctgtcagagtgaccatcaggttcttggtcacctccccgatcAATGccattctcccctgattgctcagtttgacagggtggccagctctaggaagagccttggtggttcaaacttcttgggaccttcaatgctgcatacatttttttgtatccttccccagatctgtgcctcgacacaatgctgtctcggagaactatggacaattccttcgacctcatggcttggcttttgctctgacatgcactgtcaactgtgggaccttgtatagacaggtgtgtgccttttacaattcatgtccaatcaattgaattcaccacaggtggactccaatcaagttgtagaaacatctcaaggatgatcaatgcagacaggatgcatctgagctcaatttcgagtctcacacggaacccaaaccgacTGCgcacgtgcgccatcgtgcataaatatatattttttgtccccccacaccaaatgtGATCACAACAAGCAggttaaaaatataaaaacaaactctcaaccaattatattaatttggggacaggtcgaaaaccattaaacatttatggcaatttagctagttagcttgcacttgatagctaatttgtcctatttagctagcttgctgttgctagataatttgtcctgggatataaacatttagttgttattttacctgaaatgcacaatgtCCTCTACTgcgccaattaatccacacataaaacggtcaaccgaatcgtttctcgtcatctctcttccttccaggctttttcttctcttgaccttatattgcgattggcaactttcataaattagatGCATTACCAccactgacctcgttcgtctttcagtcacccacgtgggtttAAAACCAATGAGATGGCACGTTgatacctg from Oncorhynchus keta strain PuntledgeMale-10-30-2019 chromosome 21, Oket_V2, whole genome shotgun sequence encodes:
- the LOC118400599 gene encoding stathmin-3-like isoform X1 codes for the protein MYTMDTGQQKTNSRGVMILAMGKKLINREESLRVSTRRGNILLSPPSPATMSSTVSAYSDKIKEMSMLSLICSCFYSQPHPNSLYQYGDMEVKSLNKRASGQAFEIILKAPADLSPDRPQPLLSAPKKDLSPDELQKRLEAAEERRKSQEALVLKQLAEKREHERQVLHKAVEENNNFSKMAEEKLNYKMEVNKENREAQLNALKQRLREKEIHAAEVRRNKELQADLCG
- the LOC118400599 gene encoding stathmin-3-like isoform X2, coding for MATRLSLIPGGGLDECRPGSPPGNILLSPPSPATMSSTVSAYSDKIKEMSMLSLICSCFYSQPHPNSLYQYGDMEVKSLNKRASGQAFEIILKAPADLSPDRPQPLLSAPKKDLSPDELQKRLEAAEERRKSQEALVLKQLAEKREHERQVLHKAVEENNNFSKMAEEKLNYKMEVNKENREAQLNALKQRLREKEIHAAEVRRNKELQADLCG